Part of the Ziziphus jujuba cultivar Dongzao chromosome 8, ASM3175591v1 genome is shown below.
gctttaaggttaaggaaaaaaaaaaaaagtttgtaacATTAGGGGTTCAAAATTAAGCAGTTGTATGAAATATAGctggaaaacaaaaatataattttgaaagaaacatTGAGCAAAGGGACAACACCATAACTTAACCATTTATATAATATggttcagatttttttttaattttttttttctcttttacaccATGGTTTTATATTACTCTCTTTTTGGTATTTTCATTTCCTAGCAAAATATTgaatgttttgtaatttttttttcatctgcGTCGCAAGCAAATTGGTACGTACACCTTTGATTTGACCCCATCCTTAACAGGTAGTGTGAATACAGAAAAAAGGTaagcaataaaaaagaaaaaaaatattgttgaaaAGAAGAATCATAAAGCACATCAACTAAGTATCTTTATGGTTGCATATGGTTGtggaaattgatttggaaaatttttatagaaagtGACGAGCTACTACTATACACTTTTCTTTTCCCATATCCATAATACATCcactcaaaaaaaatttaaaaataaataaaaccccatTTATTCTTAAACTCTTGTGCATATATACAATTGTTCTTTTTGAATGGCATATTGCAAAACCCAAAAGgggtaaaaagaaagaaaaggagtgGAATTAatcatgagagagagagagagagagagagagagagcatgatgcaaaatttttattgtatttttgttatggCAAAGCAACTTGGTATGAACTttgggcttttatttatttttattctgaagaaaacaaaaaggaaaacagGTTGAAAGTTGGCTTGACGAAATCGATCACCAACTGTATGTTAATTAGTCAGACACGCCACCTTTCATTTGgtgcattaaatttttttttggcaaaatattttcaatatgttTCCACAATTATAGAGGTAATGGTTTTCCAAATCATCACCAAGAGTTTGCCATTGTTTTGGATCAACATCATGATGCATGTATTTTTTTGCATTACTTTTTTTCTCATTCCATCTTATTCTTCTCCAATTCTTACCCtttccttcattttcttttactgtttttttccttaataaatTCTAAACCTTTTAATCAAAAGAAAGctttatattatatagattcttGAGCTTTTGTAAAGATTAAAAGctccaacaaataaaaaaaaaatcactagcATTAGAAGCAGCCTAAACATACTTCATTGTCTCATAGCGGTAAGAGTCAAGGTTTTAACGGAGCTTTTCACATGTTATTTGTTCGCGTTGTTCTTTTATGTGCTTTGTTTATTcctttttatatgttttctttttaacctCATTTGACACTACTTGGACATTATCATAAATCAAGttgaatataatataattgttgtCTTAGCTTTCCTAGTTCCACTCAAAAATCTGTGAAGCTTTAACGTTGATAAGAggaactttataaaattaagtaatatCTAATCCCATTTTAtatctaattgtatttttttcatgttttatcCATAATTCTGCTTCCACTAAGGATTTGTTCTGAGTATCCATGGACTGGTTTATAGGAACTAGAATGATAGTGTCAAAAAAGAGTCAATATGGATATTGCCATTTACTTCTCCAGTAATGCTACCTGGTTTTGTAAAGGCTCTTTCTTCTCTACTAGTCAGAAATAAGGAAACCTCCCTCTGAGAATAAAACTGTTTTCAGCATGTATTATTAATATAAGAAAGAATGCTCTAGAGACGGTCCCGGTTgtgtaatttttcaatttttttcaatttatttctatCATATTCGGTGTATATGAAGTCAAGCTGTGAGAGAAAACTTTTACAAGAAAGGTATGTAAAAAAAAGTAACCTGATTGCATTCCCAGTACAAAATCTCTAACATGGTTCATCTAAGTGATTTCACCCATGCTACAGGAAAGGTGAATTGCAGCCAGGCTACATCTATACGTGTAACTGTACAAATATATCACCttcttttaccatttttttcttttctcctcaATGAACAAACATGGTGGGAGGCACAACCGTACACTATGCATTGTGGAACGAATGGTATTCCACTTGTTGGCACAGATATGGGCGTTTTCACTACAAGAGCATTTACCTTTTGGTATAATTGGCCTTCTGCAGTGCAGGGCATTGACATTATTTTTTGGATGGTATAAAAGATATCATGTGGGAAAACTTAGATATCTCTCTGCCAAAGAGCATTTATTTGACACAGAAAACCAATCTGTATATCCCTCAATCTTCCTCCAATCAATCTCTCTGGTTCTTTATGTTGAACTCTTATACCTAAACCAAAAGCTGGTCAAGGTATTAGTTGAGAACATGGCATTCTGATCGGTGAGAAAACCACAGTGAGTCGTGCATGGTCTGAAAGAGAGTAATCATCAGGCCACCTTCCTTTCTCCACTTCTGGAGGGAAGAGAACCGCATTTTTAACGCTAAAACCAATTGTTTGTTGCTGACTACTCTTTGAATCACCATTTCGAACCTCATTGCCATACTCGTCTCGTTGCTCTGATCCTGTAGGATTCCAAATTCGCTGCTGCAATGCCATTTGTACACAACATGACTATCATATTTTTAACAGAGAAAATGTCTAAGGTGTTTTTATCTGTTTAACTGGATACATATGAAATGCCAAATTATAAGCAGAGACTTCGTTCATATTATTTCCAGCTAAAGCaactatttcatatttatttctgCTCTATAACCATGAAATCATCAAATGTACGGACAATATTGACAGAGTAAGCTTTTGACTACATTCTCATCGAAAAAGCAAGATTCGAGGCATTGGGAGTGTCCTGATACTAAAGATAAAATATGACTAGGCAAGAAAGCTTTTTGTAAGAGAGTAATTTACCTGAAATTCTTTATAGTCAAGTACATTATTGCCATCTATATCTGCTTGAACCCACAAGTCCTTTGTCTCTTCGGCACTAAGTCCATGGTGATGGCCAATCAAATTAAGCTGAGAAAGTTGAGAGAACATAAGTAGGtgtatttacttatatataagaTCCTTCAGtaattcaagcaaaaaaaaaaaaattgatccttcagtaataaaataaataaagttttcaaCTTTTATTTGACAAGTATACCATACCTGTCGAAGTGCTCCACAGAAACCTGAGTAGGTAATGTAATCACCATGGCTATCAGCCTTGAGAAAGGCAAATGCTGATTCTTCTGTCAGTGAGGCTCTGCGTAGTAGACACTGAAAACAGAAGTTAAACTTTTAGAAACATAAACCAGAAGGCTGTTAAAACAGCATAGTTATGCTCCACAGAGCTTCTGAAGATAACCACTCACGGATTAGAACAGAGTTGGTACAAAAAATGAGAATAATCACGATATAGAATAGCACCAGTTTATAATTTTGTGAGATAAAACATAAACATATCTACACAATCAGGGTTGTAGATTATGAGATTAGGGAACATCCATAGAACAGTCAAACATATGCTGTTAGAATACTTTAGGAGAACAAGCTGACCTTGAACATAGAAAATACTGTTTCACTCCAACTTGTTTTTAGTAGTTTCCGATATCTATTAGGATTAAGAAGCCATATAAAATCAACACCACATATGTTCCCCCGATGGTTACGGTGACTAACCCACTGCGTAGAAAATATGAAAGGTATGAGTAACTGACAATAAGAAATTGAATTCTTAGTATAAAATAGCAAGTAAATTGACCTTATGTGCATCTGCATCAGTATATTGATGAGCTGTATCATAGGATGAGACAAACCCCTGCGACCTAAGGAACTTATAAACATGTCCGCGTTTGCTTCCATTCCAGTCACTGCAGAAAAGCAGAAATTGCAACACAGGCATTAAAAATGAATCATGAGGACAGTTGTATAACAGGGAATTGAAAATACAAGAAAGGGGCAAAAAAACTCTCAAATGAAGGAAATCAATGTTACCCGCAGAGTATGATAGGCATtggatttaatttgttttccttttgaTACGACTCTACATGTTGCAGGATTTTGTAGACCTATAATATGACACAAACAAGCTTATTGTCAAAAAGACTCACTATGCAAAGATACACAGAGCTGCATGTAAAGATACAATAGAAAGAATGTTAAATTTTAGATGAAAAATGAAGTTACCTGATGCAACCTTACTAGACACAAAGTGGAATCGTGCGGAAATAACAAGTGTGTGTTTACAATGAGAATCTCCTGCTGAATATCTTTGTTTCGAAATTGAGAAATTGGGGTAGCTAATTCCACATGTAACAACTGAGCTACACGATCTCCGCAGTCATTGAAAAGCAACTCTCTGTAGTGAAGAACTCTAAAGTGGTCATTACGAACTGCGGTCAGTAAACCTGTGGAATCCAAATGAAACATCTTAACCTGAATAATAATGGTTTATGCTCAAAAGGATAAACAAAACGAAGATCCATTCCGCATTCCCATGTGagtgtataaataaataaatattcttttttcttgagAGTTTGAATATTTTAGACTCGAACACGGTTTTTAGCACATAGAACAGAAGAAAATGATATGAAAATTACGAAAACCACCATGTTGAGTTATTTCTTAAGAAAAGGGACTATCCCAGATCCTGCTCAAACTGGAAAGTTATACCGTCCCACCCATTCCCCATTTCTTCAATTcacaactcagcaaaatattttttccacaaaaaaaaaaaaaaaaaaaagaagcaaaatttCAAGTCACACTGTAACAAAACAGAGTATTGCATCCTATTCTATCAATTCTTTTCCCAGATCTTTTTAACTGCTGAGCTACACGGTAATAGAGTTTTAACTGCTACAGAATTATAGCTTTCAGCAAGAAAAGTAATTTACGGGAGACCCTATAATCCTAAGTAATGAGTTCCCAAAATCCTTTTAGCTTTGAAATCACAAAGAAAGACGACCTACCATCACCGCGGTTGTTGGTTCGTGCAAGCTTGAAGCTGCTATAACCACCATCTTTAAGTCTCTTCTCATATATATTGACAAGCTCTTCATTTCCAACCCAGAATTCCTGTTGCCAAACAATATATACTCACCCTATGAGTACCGATTGAAACCCATTGTAgacaagaaacaaaagaaagggATGGGATTGGAAAGATTTTAACTTTGAAGCAATAACAAAAACCTGAAGGCAAATGATGGAAGATCTTTCATACAACAACCAATCCAATATCCTTTGGTTCCTGGTCAGCCAATAAGCTCTATAATCGCTTTCACGACAACTTGGATCCTGCTTCCAAAcccaataaaattttttttaaaaaaatcaacattaaaTAGAAGAAAGTAATTGAATTTGAAGGCTGCCCAATGAAAATGATTTGACACATTATCAGAAGAGAGAAAAAGTTTGATAAAGTGAAAAAGAGTGGGTCAAGTTCTGATTGAGGAAGAAACTGAATGAGCCAAATGTTGTAGGAAAACTTTGACAAATCAAGCATtaaccaaaaacaagaaaatgggGAAATGGATAAGGAAATTAACCTCAAGGTTGATGCGCTTGTAGATAGGGGCAAGGATGTTGAAGGTGGTACACGTTATGCAAGGCTGTTGATGGTGGTCTCTAATGGAAGATGAAATTGCATAGCTCCCAATCCTTGATATTCTACTTCCCTTCATCTTTGTTGTCCTCCTTTCCTTTCTCATTCCTCACCACTCACCCCACCAAATTCCTATATTTAtaccaataaaacaaaaaataaaatagaaaaataataaaaaaggactATCTTTTTAGATGCAAAAACAATTGGCCCTGAAAACCAATGATTAAGCAGTAAGAAATGGAACAGGGAAcagataaaagagaaaaaaacaagagACTTGCTTTATTGAAGGACAAATTGGTttgctttgatttgattgatttgatgagagagagagagagagattaaattCAAATGGGTAATGGagtatataaatgtatgtatatatttatctatataactGGTTGgaaaaacaagaacaataacGTGAAAATCTGGGGGTGCAGTTGGAAAGAGGGAAGGTTTTAACAGAAATACCGGTAGTGGTGGTGAGAATTTGTTCACCTCGAAAatctaaaaggaaaaagaagaagaaggaggagaagaaggtgaagaagaagaaacaccaCCAATACCAATACCAACGCCAAACCCAATACCACCCCCACAACCACCACCTTGTATGCAATGAAAGGACAACCTCATTTTTCttgtctttcctttttttttttccaacctcTTCTTCTGCTACATCTGCTTGCACataaacacaatatatatatatatatatatatatataactttcacccaaaaaaaaacaaattatatagatatatatatatatataatatatgacaatatagggaataaaaatatatacgcTTTTCTTTTGGCCATAGGTTGGCATATCTAAGAAAACACCAAATACAAttacccttaaaaaaaaaaaaaaaaaaaaaaaaaacaccaaatacttaaaaaaaaaaaaatacatgcgCGATTCATTCGCACTCTCTGCAAATTGACCGTCTCTCTCCTTAATCCCCCTTAACTCCCAATTTTGGTCCTCTTTTGCTTTGCTTAAAAACCAACGCaccctatttttattttgacttactaattatcatcataattattatgaattaattaacaaaaacccATTACGCTGTAGACATTATTACGAACCTTCAGATGAGAATCTCTTATTTAtaggaaaagagagaaaaagtagGAGGAGATAAAGTGAGTTGGAGATTAATTTGAGAAGTTATATATTgtctataaaaatatcaaaatatatactcTCATTCGCCGAAAGTTGGAAAATTGCAATAAAGCTGAGGAATCATTGTTTGATTGAGTGAATATCTTACAAAGTATTTAGTAGTGGGTTCATGATTTTGTACCTTCTCAATTCCATGCACGCTTTATCAAAGTCAATCTTCATTGACTCTGGACCAAGCTCTTTCTCTCCTATAAATATTATGTatcttcaattttgtaattaatttaattaatctttatctattaaatttttgaaattaacatTCTTTGGAATGGGAATCCTAATCAAGTAAAATGTAGTTTGTGGTTACATCCAAATCGAATTAGAACTCGCTCTTATTGGTTACCTATTATTAGCAGGAGTCTGTTGGAttttaaattggaaaattttaaattctattttttactctttttatgGGTTATTAATTTTGAGCTATTGAGAGCCGTATACATAAATATGTTGTTTGATTTCATGATgatggaataattaattttattttatgtaccgaaaatcaattttagttaTTCCATCACCAATTAATTTAAGgatatattctttaaaaaaagaaaagaaaaaagacatacATTCACCAATTAAAGGATATAttctttacaaaaaaaaaaaaaaaatttgggtaaATTCTTTACAAAAAGACTTACATATAAAATGTGTAAATCTAAATATTGTTTtcccagtaaaaaaaaaaaatttaaactttaaattagaaagaaaaaagataaattacaGTCAACTTTTGTGGGGTACAGCAGCTACTTTTCAGCATGAGAGAGGCTATATACAATTCTatcaaaaaaaagagagaggctATATACAAATATCTATgacaatacatataaaaatctgCACTTTACattcattacatatatatttttttaaacaattataatacTTGAATGgtgtcataaatatatatatatatatatatatatatatatatatatattatgcgtacacatatttaatgaaattattattttgttaaataaaaatatttgaaattgaaagagTCAGTGAAATATACTTTTCCCGAACATAGAACCTtctattagaaaaataaatataaataagaaaacgTTGAACCTCCTGGTTTTATATTAATTACTCACAGTTAATGGACCAACACCTACATGTCTGCGAATGcgatgtgaaaatatttgtaaacCTGGAAACTCAATTGATTGAAATATAGTCCACACACATCTTAATTTACCATAATATATACCATACAAGCTTCATTTTTTTggcccaacaaaaaaaaaaaaaagaaaaaaatcaaccaCTTATAATCATCTTTCTAGATGTGATAAAATgccaagaatataataataatttttataattgtttttatttttaacgaGAATATTCGTATATGATAAAATGCAAGTTGAATGTTCTGAAATAAATAAGGGCATGGCATGGATACTCTGTCGCATTCAACTTTTTGGCCTCACACTGCCTGATGTGGAAAGCTCTtgactctttttcattttttgaaccGACTTCCCCAAATAAAAATCCATCACTTTAGATTCTGTTTTCTAAACCTGACTTATAAGGATTCCAGCCTTACATTTCTCTGattaaaaacagtttttttgtTCCCCCAGATTAGCCGCAACTAGTTTTGTGATCCACAACAATTTTATTCAGGATTCACTATTTCTGTTTTTCTTCACCCCCCACCcaaacaccaaaaaataaaaaaaataaaaaaataaaaataaaaagaatctaAATTCTGTTTGGTCATGTactaattgtttattttttaaaatcttgtaaATCTTGTAATACGTGTAAACATAAAAGATTGAGTCTTctgtatttgtatttgtatttggaaGCCAGATTTTGAGGCAACCCACAAACAAGGTGAGGGAGGGAAAGATTGAGAGTGggatataaaatgtttaatttgttCATATTAATTAAAGATTGGATGTTTAACATCAAGGAGACATTAATACGTCACTCTCATCGAGCATGCTAGATAtaagaatattattataatctGGAGTAAACTTTCTAaatacatcatatatatatatatatatataagcca
Proteins encoded:
- the LOC107415004 gene encoding uncharacterized calcium-binding protein At1g02270 isoform X2 codes for the protein MRKERRTTKMKGSRISRIGSYAISSSIRDHHQQPCITCTTFNILAPIYKRINLEDPSCRESDYRAYWLTRNQRILDWLLYERSSIICLQEFWVGNEELVNIYEKRLKDGGYSSFKLARTNNRGDGLLTAVRNDHFRVLHYRELLFNDCGDRVAQLLHVELATPISQFRNKDIQQEILIVNTHLLFPHDSTLCLVRLHQVYKILQHVESYQKENKLNPMPIILCGDWNGSKRGHVYKFLRSQGFVSSYDTAHQYTDADAHKWVSHRNHRGNICGVDFIWLLNPNRYRKLLKTSWSETVFSMFKCLLRRASLTEESAFAFLKADSHGDYITYSGFCGALRQLNLIGHHHGLSAEETKDLWVQADIDGNNVLDYKEFQRIWNPTGSEQRDEYGNEVRNGDSKSSQQQTIGFSVKNAVLFPPEVEKGRWPDDYSLSDHARLTVVFSPIRMPCSQLIP
- the LOC107415004 gene encoding uncharacterized calcium-binding protein At1g02270 isoform X1, coding for MRKERRTTKMKGSRISRIGSYAISSSIRDHHQQPCITCTTFNILAPIYKRINLEDPSCRESDYRAYWLTRNQRILDWLLYERSSIICLQEFWVGNEELVNIYEKRLKDGGYSSFKLARTNNRGDGLLTAVRNDHFRVLHYRELLFNDCGDRVAQLLHVELATPISQFRNKDIQQEILIVNTHLLFPHDSTLCLVRLHQVYKILQHVESYQKENKLNPMPIILCGDWNGSKRGHVYKFLRSQGFVSSYDTAHQYTDADAHKWVSHRNHRGNICGVDFIWLLNPNRYRKLLKTSWSETVFSMFKCLLRRASLTEESAFAFLKADSHGDYITYSGFCGALRQLNLIGHHHGLSAEETKDLWVQADIDGNNVLDYKEFQQRIWNPTGSEQRDEYGNEVRNGDSKSSQQQTIGFSVKNAVLFPPEVEKGRWPDDYSLSDHARLTVVFSPIRMPCSQLIP